In a single window of the Leisingera daeponensis DSM 23529 genome:
- a CDS encoding NADP-dependent malic enzyme, giving the protein MPKNKITDEEALAFHLEPSPGKWEINATVPMTTQRDLSLAYSPGVAVPCEAIAENPETAYDYTNKGNLVAVISNGTAVLGLGNLGALGSKPVMEGKSVLFKRFADVNSIDIELDTEDPDKFIEAVKLMGPTFGGINLEDIKAPECFIIEQKLKEEMDIPVFHDDQHGTAVICAAGLINALHLSGKKIEDVKIVLNGAGAAGIACIELLKSMGARHENCIACDTKGVIYQGRTEGMNQWKSAHAVSTDLRTLEEAMRGADVFLGVSVKGAVTQDMVASMADNPVIFAMANPDPEITPEEAHEVRVDAIVATGRSDYPNQVNNVLGFPYLFRGALDIHARAINDEMKIACAHALAALAREDVPDEVALAYGKSLTFGRDYIIPTPFDPRLIHRIPPAVARAGMDTGAARRPIVDMDAYEVGLKSRMDPTASILRGLNARARSAQSRMIFAEGDDPRALRAAVMYQRSGFGKSLVVGRQDDVRVKLEAAGLGDAVRELEIINAANTPHFELYKDFLYRRLQRKGFDRKDIHRLVGRDRHVFSSLMLAHGHGDGLVTGATRKSAHVLDRINHVFDADADHGVAGVTALLHKGRIVLIGDTLVHEWPDENHLANIAERAAVVARHMGLEPRVAFVSFSTFGYPVSERAEKMHVAPTVLDKRGVDFEYEGEMTVDVALNERAQRYYPFQRLTGPANILIVPARHSASISVKLMQEMGGATVIGPILSGIDKPIQICSTTSTTNDILNMAVLAACNIG; this is encoded by the coding sequence ACAAGATCACCGACGAGGAAGCCCTGGCGTTTCACCTGGAGCCGTCTCCGGGCAAATGGGAGATCAACGCTACCGTCCCGATGACCACGCAACGGGATTTATCGCTGGCGTATTCTCCGGGTGTTGCGGTGCCTTGCGAGGCAATCGCTGAGAATCCCGAAACAGCCTATGACTATACCAACAAGGGCAACCTGGTTGCAGTGATCTCCAACGGCACTGCGGTGCTGGGCCTGGGCAACCTGGGCGCGCTGGGCTCCAAGCCGGTGATGGAAGGCAAATCGGTCCTCTTCAAACGCTTTGCCGATGTGAACTCGATCGACATCGAGCTGGACACAGAAGATCCGGACAAGTTCATCGAAGCAGTCAAGCTGATGGGTCCGACCTTTGGCGGCATCAATCTGGAAGACATCAAGGCGCCGGAATGCTTTATCATTGAGCAGAAGCTCAAGGAAGAAATGGACATTCCCGTCTTCCACGACGACCAGCACGGCACCGCTGTGATTTGTGCGGCGGGACTGATCAACGCGCTGCATCTGTCAGGTAAGAAGATCGAGGACGTGAAGATCGTCCTCAACGGGGCAGGGGCCGCCGGTATCGCCTGTATCGAGCTGCTGAAATCCATGGGCGCGCGGCATGAAAATTGCATCGCTTGCGATACCAAGGGCGTGATCTATCAGGGCCGTACTGAGGGCATGAACCAGTGGAAATCGGCGCACGCCGTCAGCACTGATCTGCGTACTCTGGAAGAGGCGATGCGCGGCGCCGACGTGTTCCTGGGCGTCTCGGTCAAGGGTGCCGTGACACAGGACATGGTGGCCTCGATGGCTGATAACCCGGTGATCTTTGCCATGGCAAACCCGGATCCGGAGATCACTCCGGAAGAAGCGCATGAGGTGCGTGTGGATGCCATCGTCGCCACTGGCCGCTCGGATTACCCGAACCAGGTCAACAACGTTCTGGGCTTTCCCTATCTGTTCCGCGGCGCGCTGGACATTCATGCCCGCGCGATCAATGACGAGATGAAGATCGCTTGCGCCCATGCGCTGGCGGCGCTGGCGCGCGAGGATGTGCCGGATGAGGTTGCGCTGGCCTATGGCAAGTCACTGACCTTCGGACGTGATTACATCATCCCGACACCGTTCGACCCGCGGCTGATTCACCGGATTCCGCCAGCGGTTGCCAGGGCGGGCATGGACACCGGCGCGGCGCGCCGCCCGATCGTGGATATGGACGCCTATGAAGTTGGCCTGAAATCGCGGATGGACCCCACGGCGTCGATCCTTCGCGGGTTGAACGCCCGGGCCCGTTCCGCCCAGTCTCGGATGATCTTCGCCGAGGGCGACGATCCGCGCGCGCTGCGTGCCGCGGTGATGTACCAGCGTTCCGGCTTTGGTAAATCGCTGGTTGTCGGCCGGCAGGATGACGTGCGGGTCAAACTGGAGGCAGCAGGCCTTGGCGATGCGGTGCGCGAGCTGGAGATTATCAACGCCGCCAACACACCGCATTTCGAGTTGTACAAGGATTTCCTGTACCGACGCCTGCAGCGCAAGGGCTTCGATCGCAAGGACATCCACCGCCTGGTGGGCCGCGACCGCCATGTGTTCTCCAGCCTGATGCTGGCGCATGGGCATGGCGACGGTCTGGTGACCGGCGCGACCCGCAAATCCGCGCATGTGCTGGACCGGATCAACCATGTTTTCGATGCCGATGCGGATCACGGAGTGGCGGGTGTCACCGCGCTGCTGCACAAGGGACGGATCGTGCTGATCGGCGATACGCTGGTGCATGAATGGCCTGACGAAAATCACTTGGCCAACATCGCGGAGCGTGCAGCAGTGGTGGCCCGCCATATGGGTCTCGAGCCGCGGGTGGCTTTCGTCAGCTTCTCAACCTTCGGGTATCCGGTGTCGGAACGCGCGGAAAAGATGCATGTTGCACCAACCGTTCTGGACAAGCGCGGCGTCGATTTCGAATACGAAGGCGAGATGACCGTCGACGTGGCATTGAATGAGCGGGCGCAGCGGTATTACCCGTTCCAGCGTCTGACCGGCCCGGCCAATATCCTGATTGTGCCGGCCCGCCACTCG